The region CCGCGATTTGCAGGCCGTCGGTGAGTCGGTGATCGTAAGCCAACGTGACGCGGCAGTTTCCGTCGTCATCTAGCGGCCCGTACGAGAGGTTGCCGGTCTGGAACGACGGCGGATGCGGAATCTCCACGCCCTTCGCGGCGAGTGTGGTCAGAAAGAATGTCCCAACGCGTTTGGCACGGGAAGCGGCCGCAATGTTCAAGTTGTACCACCACAACGCCCGACGGATCGGTGTGGGAAATGCACTTAACTGCAATTGTTTCTTGAAGATACGTTCCACGGGCTGTTGCAAGTAGCGATCGAGTCGGGCTTGTAATTCGGTCAGCGATGCCGATTCAGGTTCGGTCATGCGACCCCAAAACAACCACGGTTCACCCTGGAATTCGCGTTGGACGGCGATCATGCCGACACTGACGGAATTCTGAATCAGATGTCGCCATGGCCATCGACACCACATCTGTCGCAACACGGGCCGCTCTTTCGCCACCAACGCATACGCCTTGATGAACAACACCGGCCAAGAAATCCGTGTCGGCAATTGCGATCGTAACTCTCGCACTTCGCTGAGGTTAACGACACATTCGTGCGCACACGTTGGAACTTTGCGATGGAAGTGCAGCACATCGCACGTCAACCGACGACTCCGCGGCAACGCCACTCGACGAGATTTCCAATCCACCGCCATCCGCCAACCCGCCCGAAAAGAATCGGAACAACCCTCGCGACCGGAAAAGCCGGCCCGCTATGGTTCCCCCATCGGATGGAAGTGCTCGAAAGCTTGAATAAAAAAAGTGCTATGCCATCGCTAGCTTGCTAGCAGTGCGAATTACTAAGAGAACGGGAGTCGCTCGAAACACCATGGGACAAAGCCAGCAGCGGCACCCGGCGAAGAGGCAACGAACTGGATTTTTGTTACACTGTTTAGTTCAATGAACATATCACTCATCCCATCGTCCGCAAATTTGATGGATTAAATGGCGACGTTCCACAAGTCCCTTCGATCCTTATCTCTTTTAGCACTCGCTTTTCTAAAGGATCGTGATTATGCCGCGACCACGCGCTTCCATGCCATCTCGTCGTTCGCCTCGACGTCGAACACAAGGAACTCACATCGAGCGAACGCCTAGCAACTCGTCTTGGCCTTGGTTTGTAGCCGGGGGAATTGCGTTTGTGGTGTTTATTGTGGTTGCCGATGCCATCAATAATCGGAACGGCACAAGTCCGGCGCAGGCGGTGGCCACCTTGGGGTCGGACGGTCAGCTGGCCAGCACGAATCCTTTGATTGAAGTAACGAACGAGAACTGGAGTGCCGATCCGGCCTGGACCAACCAACTTGTACAAACCCAAGTGGCTGGTCCGTTTCGATTTCATTTACCGGCTGGGTTTGTACGCGTCAGCGTTTTAGGCTCGCAGCAAGATCACAGCCGGCAATTCAGCTATGGTTTGCGTCGGAACAATGCATTTGACCCAGTCATTGAGGCGTTTATCCTCTCGACTCATGTACCTGCGAATATGACTCCCAAGCAGTACGACGACCTTATTCGCCGCGTCGTTTACAAAGACGATCCGAATTTGCGAATCCAGAAGGGCCGGTATGGAAATCGGCTCTGCTACCGAGTCTTCAATGATCTCATCGCCCCCGGAGCAACGGCTCGGCATGCGGTCAAGGTTGACCATCTTATTTTCGATGGCAAGATTTGGTATTCGTTAGGTGTCAGCATTCCGGCCGATCCCGGCAGCGATGAATTTCAGCTTCTGGAAGCAGCCGCATTGAGCACGGAAGTGATCATTCCCCTCGACAAATTCGTAGACCGCAATCCGTGACTGGTCGCAAGATCGGCTCTCTCGAAACCGTCGGTTTCGTTGCGTAGGGTGCAAGCTCCAACCGTAATCGCGTGTTGGTAATAACATCGAACTCTTGAACTGCAAGTAGCGTAGGCTGGGACGCGTCCCAGCATTCTTACCAGATCGCTACCGAACTTAATGCTGGGTCTTGACCCAGCCTACTTACTGCTGGACAAA is a window of Thalassoroseus pseudoceratinae DNA encoding:
- a CDS encoding 2-oxo acid dehydrogenase subunit E2, coding for MAVDWKSRRVALPRSRRLTCDVLHFHRKVPTCAHECVVNLSEVRELRSQLPTRISWPVLFIKAYALVAKERPVLRQMWCRWPWRHLIQNSVSVGMIAVQREFQGEPWLFWGRMTEPESASLTELQARLDRYLQQPVERIFKKQLQLSAFPTPIRRALWWYNLNIAAASRAKRVGTFFLTTLAAKGVEIPHPPSFQTGNLSYGPLDDDGNCRVTLAYDHRLTDGLQIAECLEELEAAFAGPIASELRGLVGDSSRLAA